TCCTCCAAGCGCTCGGCCAGTCCTTCGGGATCGTCGGTTTTAACGTAGAATTTGGCAATCGTGCGTTTGGGACTGTTGGAAATGTACCTAACCAGCTCTTCGGGATCCAGCCCCGACAACGGTCTCACCCCAGTAGCTGTAGGAAGTTGCGAGCGATCCGGTCCCCGCCCTCGGTCATGAAGCTTTCAGGATGGAATTGCACCCCGTACACGTCGTAGTCGGCGTGCCTGATGGCCATGAGCTCTCCATCGTCCCCCGACCACGCGCACGGTAGCAGTTCTTCTGGTAAGGAAGATTCTTCGATGACCAGTGAGTGGTACCTCATACCTTGGAAAGGACTTTCAAGCCCTGAGAGGATTCCCGACCCGTCATGTTCTATCGGCGATGTCTTTCCGTGGACGATGCGTTTAGCTCGACGGATCTGCACCCCGTACGCTACTCCGATGCACTGGTGGCCTAAGCACACCCCTAAGATTGGGATCTCACCAGCGAACCTCCGGATAGCTGGCACGGATACCCCAGCGTCTCGTTCCGGGTGCCCGGGTCCGGGACTGACAACGATACCGTCAGGGCGCAGCCGCTCGAGCCTGGAGAGCGGTACCTTGTTGGAAACTACTTTCAAATCGAGATCATACGAGGCGAATAAAT
Above is a window of Methanopyrus sp. SNP6 DNA encoding:
- a CDS encoding aminodeoxychorismate/anthranilate synthase component II, which produces MRRLVLINNKDSFVYNLYHLFASYDLDLKVVSNKVPLSRLERLRPDGIVVSPGPGHPERDAGVSVPAIRRFAGEIPILGVCLGHQCIGVAYGVQIRRAKRIVHGKTSPIEHDGSGILSGLESPFQGMRYHSLVIEESSLPEELLPCAWSGDDGELMAIRHADYDVYGVQFHPESFMTEGGDRIARNFLQLLG